CCGCGTCCTGCAGCGTCTTGCCCTCGTAGTAGTGCTTGCGCAAGAAATGGGCCTCGCGCTCCGGCAGCGCGTCGATCGCCCGGGCAATCTCTTGCCGCAGCTCGCGCAGCGCGACCACGTCCTCCGCCGACAGGCCGAGCGCCTCGGGTTCGCGGCCTTCGGCCAGGCGCGCGTCGAGGCTGGTGACGAACACCGTCGCCATCCCCGCGACCGCCTCGTACACGGCCCGCAGGTCCTCCTCGACGCCGCCCGCGGACGCCGGCGCGCCCGGCGTCCGCCGCGCCGCGTCGGCGTCGGCAAGAGCGGACAGGTAGTCGTCCGCCTCGCGCTGCGCTCGCAACTTGTCGTACTCCGTGCGCGGAATGTGGGCCATGGACCGCACGCCGTCGTA
This window of the Deltaproteobacteria bacterium genome carries:
- a CDS encoding sigma-70 family RNA polymerase sigma factor gives rise to the protein MAQGDVRNKLVDEHMDLVRTTASQVYRKVGRHVEMDDLIALGTAGLLEAADRFDPDRGASFRTFAYYRIRGAIYDGVRSMAHIPRTEYDKLRAQREADDYLSALADADAARRTPGAPASAGGVEEDLRAVYEAVAGMATVFVTSLDARLAEGREPEALGLSAEDVVALRELRQEIARAIDALPEREAHFLRKHYYEGKTLQDAGKELGLSKSWSSRLHARAIDLLRDQLVKQHAV